One Novosphingobium sp. 9U genomic window, GAGGGCTGGTCGAGCGGGTGGATGGACAGTGATGCCGACAATCACCCGCCCCTCGGCCTGTTCCGCCAAGGCAAGTGGCAGGAGGAGTACCCCTGCCCTGCCCTTCAAGCGTCGGCCGCAACGCTCGCGTCCAATCCGCGCGACATCCATGCTCAGCTGTGCCTGGCCGAGTTCTGGCGCCTGAATGGCTTCGACGATTACCTCGCCGCCAAGCGCCCGCCGGCAGATCAGCTCGGCGGGTCGCCCGATCTCTTCCCCGGAAGGCCCGCTCCCCGCTCCGTGCTCTACGCGTCGGTGCTGGCGGACCGGTCGGCGGGTGCGGCGGATAAGGCCTATGCGCTCTACCGTTCGGTCCAGTGCTATGCGCCGAGCCAAAACAATGCCTGTGGCGGCGAGGACGTGCCAGTTTCCCATCGCAAGGCATGGTTCCAGCAGCTCAAGCGCGACTATCCGGCAAGCCCATGGGCGATCGATCTCAAGTACTACTGGTAAGCCGCCGCAGCCTGCTGTTCGGCACCGCGGCCAGCCTGCTCGTTTGTGGATGCGAAGGCGGCGAGGCGCCAGCGAAGGTCGATGCGCGCGCGTATCAGGCGTTCTTCCTCTGGCCCGGCGTTCGCGCACCCGCCTGGCTGAAGCAGGCACGCGAGGTATACCTGCTCGCGGGCGAGGTACGTCATGGGGCAGACAGCACCTTCGTGCCCTTGCGTGCGACGCCGAAGGTGCCGGGCCCGGCTTTGTGGTTCGTGATCCGCGTGGAGCGCCTGGATTGGAACGAAGCGATCCATCGCGACGTGCTGCATGCCCTGTCGCTCTGGGAGGCGGCGGGAAACCGCATCTCCGGCCTGCAGATCGACTTCGATGCGGCGACACGCGGGCTATCGGACTATGGCCGCTTCCTGGCGGACCTACGCCGTCGCCTGCCCCGCCGCTTCAAGCTGTCGATCACGGGTTTGATGGACTGGAGCGCGGGTGGCGATCCGCAGGCGCTGCGCCAGTTGGCCGGCATCGTCGACGAGATCGTGGTGCAGACCTATCAGGGCCGCCACACCATTCCAGGCTACGAAGCATACCTGGGCCGATTGGCGCGCCTCGGCATGCCGTACCGGATCGGCCTTGTCGAAGGCGGGAGCTGGGACCCGCCACCGCGACTGGCTGAGGATCCCAACTTCCGCGGCTACGTCGTCTTCCTGCTCAAGGACCAGCCGCGTCATGCAAGTCCAGCCGTTCGCACAAACGGACCTGCCGTGTCCTGAAGCGAAGTCCACCTGCCGCGCCTGTGCGTTACCCATCTGTCAGCAGGAACCGAGACCATGCCACCAACAGAAAAGATCACCGACGGCGCGAACGAACGCGCGATCGACGAACCGCTCGCCAGCACCGCCCCCGGCATCCCCGACGATGCTCTCGCGCCTGGCGAGGAGCTGCTCCAGCCACCCAGCGATGAGGAAGTGGATCGTATCGCCAGGAAGCTCGGAGCGCCGGTCCCCAAGTCGAATGGCTGAGCCGCGCCCGATGACCAGGGGTGGGTGATCGGCCGGGTCGGTGCTAGGGGGCTCCCCCGCAGCAACCGCGATCAGGCAGAGGCATGGCCCGCAAACACCCCAAGCACGGCCCCTATCCCGAAGAGATGCAGGAGGACGATGACGCTCCTGCACCCGTTACGCCGTGCTGGCTTTGTGGCCGGCCGCTGGGCAAGACCGTGGTCTGGCACCATCCGGTGCCCAAGAGCCGTGGTGGCCGCGATGTCGTCGCGATGCACCCGATCTGCCAGCAGACCCTGATCGCCAACTTCACCAACTCCGAACTGCAGCGCCACGGCATGGACGTGGACGCACTGTTGGCGCATCCCAACGTGCGCAAGTTCGTCGACTGGGTCGCGAAGAAGGATCCGGACTTCACCGCCACCACTGCCAAGAAGCAGCGCTGACCCGGGGACGCGGCGGCCCGAGTTGCACATCGTGTCGGCAATCCCATCTTGCAGCCATGCATGATGACCTTATCCAGCTCGGCCTCATCGAGGACGAGGACATCGATCTCGACGATGCCGCGATCACGCTGGCACTGCTCGATCACCCAGAAGACGAAGACGATGCCTGCCTCTACGTCCTGGCAGACCTGGCCGAACGGCTGGACGATCTCGCCAGCGACGTCACCGAAGCGCCCAAGCAGGCGGCGCTGCTGGCGCAAGTGCTCGGACGGGAGTTTGGGTTCACCGGCGATGTGGACACTTACGACGATCCGGCGAATGCGGACCTCGTCCGTGTCATCGAGCGCCGCCGCGGACTGCCGGTAAGCCTCTCGATCCTTTACGTCGCCGCTGCCAGGCAGCTCGGCTGGATGGCGAACGTGCTCGACCTGCCTGGGCACGTGCTCGTCCTCATCGGCGATGAGACCGACCCGGTGATCATCGACCCCTTCAATGGGGGGCGCAGGGTCGAGCCGGAACAGCTCGCCGCTTTCGTGCAGGACATGAACCAGGGGCGCGAGGCCGCTGTGACGCATGTCTCGACGATGACGAACCGCGCGGTGCTCGTGCGCCTGCTGCAGAACCAGGCGACGCGCGCTGAAGCGGGCGGCCAGGGCCGGCGCGCGCTGACCCTGTACCAGCGCATGACCATCATGGCGCCGGGCTATGCCCATGCCTGGTGGGAGCGCGCGCGCCTGGAACTGGCGGACGAGGACGTTGCCGCTGCACGCAGCAGCCTGACCGCGATGCTGGAGATCACCCGCGAGCCCGACTTGCGTGAGCGCATCTCGACCCTGCTGTCATCCTTGGTGGCGCACTGAGGAATGTCCCTGAGGACATCGCCGCAGAAAGTCGCCCAGGGCGATTGAAACCGCGCGCTCCCGTCCCACGTTGTAAGTCTGAGCGCAGCCTCTAGGCCGCGCAAACACAAGGACTTAGACGATGGCTTCCCTGAAAAGGCGCCTGGTCGCGGTAGGCGCCGCACTGGGCCTGAGCGTTTCGCTTGCAGGATGCATGGGTGACTACGGCTACGGCGGTGTCGGCTATGCGTCGGACTACGGTTACGACGGCTATGGCTACGATGGCTATGGCCCCGCCTATGCCTATGGTTACGGCGGTGGCTATGGTGGCTACGGCGGCTGGTACAACGACTTCTACTACCCCGGCTATGGCGTCTACGTGTTCGATCGGGGTGGTCGTCGCACCCGCTGGAACGACGGTCAGCGCCGCTACTGGCAGACGCAGCATGGGCGCGGTCAGCGCTGGGGCGACGGCCGTGGTCCCCAGGGCAGCTATCGTCCCGGCTTGCCCAACGGCGGGCGTGGCGATGGCCCGCGCGGCGGCTGGCGCGGCGATCGCCAAGGTGGCGTTGCGCAAGGTGGCGTCGCAAATGGTGCCGTAGGGCAGCAGCGGCCCGATCGCGGCGGTTGGCAAGGCCAGTCGGGCATGACCCGTCCGGACCGGCCGGCGCCTTCGGCCGGTCAGTGGAGCGGTCGCGGCTCGTCCATCGGCACGCCGGGAGCTTCTGGCGGACGTTCCGGATGGGGCGGCCGTGGCTTTGGTGGCGGACAGGGCTTCGGTGGTGGACGCGGCGGCGGCGGACACCGCCAGCACTGACACACTTTGCCGCATCATCTCGAACTTGTGTGGCGGTGCGGCGTTTGTCCTCAAGCGCCGTTACGCAACTGGGATGAGCGACATGAACCTGAACGAACTCCTGCCCGCCGGTGGCATCGATGCGCTGGCATCTCAGCTCGGCATACCTCACGATCAAGCCCAGCGAGGCGCCGAAGCGCTGCTGCCATCAGTGCTGACAGGCCTGGGACAGCAAGCAGCCGGCGCCGGCGGCGACGTTCCGCACGTCGATGCGCTTGGCGGCAGCGCCCTGGCCGACAACGTGGTCGGGCCGGGACCGACCGACATCGCCAAGGGCAACCAGCTGCTCGGCGGCATCTTCGGCTCCAAGGACACCAGCCGGCAAGTCGCCACCCAGGCATCGCAGCAAAGCGGCATCGATCCGGCCTTGCTCAAGCAGATGCTGCCGATCCTCGTCATGCTGGTCGCCGGGCACCTGGCGAAACGATCGGGCGGTCAGCCCGGAGGCCTAGGTGGCGTGCTGACGTCGGTGCTTGGCTCGCTCGCCGGCGGTGGCGCCGGAGCGGCATCGGGCAGCGGAGGCCTTGGAGGGCTCGGTGGTGGCTTGGGCGGCGGCCTCGGCGATATCCTCGGCTCGGTGCTGGGTGGCGCGCGGCACTGAGGCGCAAACGGCTCCCCAGCACCGCCGAGTAGGTAGCGGTCGTCGCTCATGCAAAGCAACGGAACGACCGACACACGGATGAACACCGCCGACGCCTTTGGACGCTGGCTGCGCGCATTTGCCGCGGGGCTGGAGCAGGATGTCGATCAGCTGAAAGATTTGCTGACCGACCCTGTCGCTCCCGCCAACGTGCAGATCCTGCCTTACGCCGGATACCGGAACGACCGTGAGCTGCGCGTTTCCGGCCGCGTGGTCGAGTACCGCCCGCCGCTCGCACCAGCGGACGACGTGCTCGACAAGCTGCTGGCGATGTGGGCGATCTACAACAGCCGCGAGGTCGGCGGGATCACCGTCAGATGCGAAGCGCATGGGATCGACGCCACCTGCATCAGCGATGAGGAGGGCTACTTCCAGTTCACGTTAAGCGTGGATCGTCCGCTGCCCGGGAGGACTACTTGGGAGAACGTGAAGCTCTCCGCACCGGGTCACGACGCTCAAGGCGAACTCACCGTGCCCATTCTGGCGCCAGGTAGCGACGATCGCTGGGCCATCATCTCCGACATCGACGACACCATCATGGAGACAGGCGCGACCAACTTCGCGGCCAATTGGCGCCGGATCGTGCTGGAACAGCCCGGCGATCGATTGGCCGTGCCCGGCTCGGCAGACTTGTACCGGACGATCGCGCGCGACCACGCCTCGCCGACGCGGCCGTTCTTCTACGTCTCGTCGAGTCCCTGGAACCTGTACGGGTTCCTTACGCAGTTCATGGAGCTGAACCGGATCCCGCACGGCCCGATGTTCCTGAAGGATTTGGGCATCGATGCGGGCAAGTTCATCGACGCCGGGCACAAGACGCACAAGCTCGAGGCGATCCGATCGATCCTCCGGTTCTATCCGCAGCAC contains:
- a CDS encoding DUF3142 domain-containing protein, with the translated sequence MGDRSQVLLVSRRSLLFGTAASLLVCGCEGGEAPAKVDARAYQAFFLWPGVRAPAWLKQAREVYLLAGEVRHGADSTFVPLRATPKVPGPALWFVIRVERLDWNEAIHRDVLHALSLWEAAGNRISGLQIDFDAATRGLSDYGRFLADLRRRLPRRFKLSITGLMDWSAGGDPQALRQLAGIVDEIVVQTYQGRHTIPGYEAYLGRLARLGMPYRIGLVEGGSWDPPPRLAEDPNFRGYVVFLLKDQPRHASPAVRTNGPAVS
- a CDS encoding SirB1 family protein, producing MHDDLIQLGLIEDEDIDLDDAAITLALLDHPEDEDDACLYVLADLAERLDDLASDVTEAPKQAALLAQVLGREFGFTGDVDTYDDPANADLVRVIERRRGLPVSLSILYVAAARQLGWMANVLDLPGHVLVLIGDETDPVIIDPFNGGRRVEPEQLAAFVQDMNQGREAAVTHVSTMTNRAVLVRLLQNQATRAEAGGQGRRALTLYQRMTIMAPGYAHAWWERARLELADEDVAAARSSLTAMLEITREPDLRERISTLLSSLVAH
- a CDS encoding DUF937 domain-containing protein, producing MADRASVVDAAAADTASTDTLCRIISNLCGGAAFVLKRRYATGMSDMNLNELLPAGGIDALASQLGIPHDQAQRGAEALLPSVLTGLGQQAAGAGGDVPHVDALGGSALADNVVGPGPTDIAKGNQLLGGIFGSKDTSRQVATQASQQSGIDPALLKQMLPILVMLVAGHLAKRSGGQPGGLGGVLTSVLGSLAGGGAGAASGSGGLGGLGGGLGGGLGDILGSVLGGARH
- a CDS encoding App1 family protein; amino-acid sequence: MNTADAFGRWLRAFAAGLEQDVDQLKDLLTDPVAPANVQILPYAGYRNDRELRVSGRVVEYRPPLAPADDVLDKLLAMWAIYNSREVGGITVRCEAHGIDATCISDEEGYFQFTLSVDRPLPGRTTWENVKLSAPGHDAQGELTVPILAPGSDDRWAIISDIDDTIMETGATNFAANWRRIVLEQPGDRLAVPGSADLYRTIARDHASPTRPFFYVSSSPWNLYGFLTQFMELNRIPHGPMFLKDLGIDAGKFIDAGHKTHKLEAIRSILRFYPQHRFLLMGDNGQQDVEIYTEVVREFPQRIGAVFIRDVTGECAAGANATHLAEMASLGVQTHCAASFADGVSILRSLRIDNPVEATRASGEGAAA